A stretch of Enterobacter cloacae complex sp. ECNIH7 DNA encodes these proteins:
- a CDS encoding ABC transporter permease produces the protein MPHLSTRVLQGLLTLLLTLFGLLLVTFALSAFSPVDRVLQIVGDHASQSTYDQVRHQLGLDRPLPVQFWHYLQNLAHGDLGTASATGQPVLQDLLHAFPATLELATLALIIGAVLGVIAGVLCARYAGSPLDLAIRTLTLLGNSVPIFWLGLLMLALFYAKLQWSAGPGRLDDIWQFTVEPRTGFALVDTWLSGDREAFRNALSHLVLPVLLLAYYSLASITRLTRSACLSEMNKEYILLARAKGAGEMTILLRHVLPNIRGTLLTVIALAYTSMLEGAVLTETVFSWPGIGRYLTTALFAGDTTAVMGGTLLIGVCFVLINNLTDLLVRAIDPRVR, from the coding sequence ATGCCACATCTTTCCACCCGCGTGCTTCAGGGTCTGCTGACCCTGCTGCTCACGCTCTTCGGGCTGCTGCTCGTCACGTTTGCGCTCTCAGCGTTTTCACCTGTCGATCGCGTGCTGCAGATCGTCGGCGATCACGCCAGCCAGTCAACCTACGATCAGGTTCGCCACCAGCTTGGGCTGGATCGTCCCCTGCCCGTGCAGTTCTGGCACTACCTGCAAAACCTTGCCCACGGTGATTTAGGCACCGCCAGCGCCACCGGGCAGCCGGTGCTGCAGGACCTGCTGCACGCGTTCCCCGCCACGCTGGAGCTGGCCACGCTGGCGTTAATCATCGGCGCCGTGCTCGGCGTGATTGCCGGAGTGCTGTGCGCCCGCTACGCCGGTTCGCCGCTCGATCTCGCCATCAGAACCCTCACCCTGCTCGGCAACTCGGTACCGATTTTCTGGCTCGGCCTGCTGATGCTGGCCCTGTTCTACGCGAAGCTGCAGTGGAGCGCGGGTCCCGGCAGGCTGGACGATATCTGGCAGTTCACCGTCGAGCCGCGTACCGGCTTTGCGCTGGTGGATACCTGGCTTTCCGGCGACCGCGAGGCGTTCCGCAACGCCCTCAGCCACCTGGTGCTGCCGGTGCTGCTGCTGGCCTATTACTCGCTGGCGAGCATCACGCGTCTGACGCGTTCCGCCTGCCTGAGCGAAATGAACAAAGAGTACATCCTGCTTGCCCGCGCCAAGGGCGCCGGGGAGATGACCATTCTGCTGCGCCACGTGCTGCCGAACATTCGCGGTACCCTGCTGACGGTAATCGCCCTCGCCTACACCAGCATGCTGGAAGGCGCGGTATTAACCGAAACCGTCTTCTCCTGGCCGGGGATCGGGCGCTACCTCACCACCGCCCTGTTCGCCGGAGACACCACCGCCGTCATGGGCGGCACGCTGCTGATTGGCGTCTGCTTTGTACTCATTAATAACCTTACCGACCTGCTCGTGCGGGCGATCGATCCCAGGGTGCGCTGA
- a CDS encoding ABC transporter substrate-binding protein — MTKKLLPLLVLAALSGAVHAATPPNTLVVAQGLDDIVSLDPAEANELSSIQTVPSLYQRLVQPDRDNPEKITPILAESWEADAAAKTLTIKLKPDARFASGNPLRPEDVIFSYTRAVTLNKSPAFILNVLGWDASNIASQLKKVDDHTLQLHWMADVSPSVALNILSTPIASIVDEKQVAANVKDNDFGNAWLKMHSAGSGAFKMRVYQPHQAIVLEANESAPGGAPKLKSIIIKNVPDPASRRLLIQQGDADVARDLGADQISALDGKPGVKVLSIPSAEQNYLVFNTGNSANPLLNNPAFWEASRWLVDYEGITKNLLKGQYFVHQSFLPVGLPAALEDNPFKFDPAKAKAILAKAGIKDAHFTLDVENKPPFITIAQSMQASFAQGGVKVDLLPAAGSQVYARVRAKQHQAAIRLWIPDYFDAHSNASAFAWNDGKSSTVAGLNGWKIPELNKATLAAVAEPDPAKRLDLYKKMQEQLQQNSPYVFVDQGKTQIVVRDNVKGYQQGLNADMVWYDRVTK; from the coding sequence ATGACGAAAAAACTGTTGCCGTTACTGGTGCTGGCTGCGCTCTCAGGCGCTGTCCACGCCGCTACTCCGCCCAACACGCTGGTTGTCGCCCAGGGGCTGGATGACATCGTGAGCCTCGACCCGGCCGAAGCCAACGAGCTTTCCAGCATCCAGACCGTTCCGAGCCTGTATCAGCGTCTGGTACAGCCGGACCGCGATAACCCGGAAAAAATCACCCCGATTCTGGCAGAAAGCTGGGAAGCGGACGCGGCAGCAAAAACGCTGACGATCAAACTTAAGCCCGATGCCAGATTCGCCTCCGGCAACCCGCTGCGCCCGGAAGACGTGATTTTCTCTTACACCCGCGCCGTGACGCTGAACAAATCCCCGGCCTTTATTCTGAACGTGCTGGGCTGGGACGCGAGCAACATCGCCAGCCAGCTGAAAAAGGTGGACGATCATACCCTCCAGCTTCACTGGATGGCGGACGTTAGCCCGTCGGTGGCGCTGAATATTCTCTCCACGCCGATCGCCTCCATCGTCGATGAAAAGCAGGTTGCGGCGAACGTGAAGGATAACGACTTCGGTAACGCGTGGCTGAAAATGCACTCCGCGGGCAGCGGCGCGTTCAAAATGCGCGTCTATCAGCCGCATCAGGCCATCGTGCTGGAAGCTAACGAATCGGCACCCGGCGGCGCGCCGAAGCTCAAAAGCATCATCATTAAAAACGTCCCCGATCCGGCCTCACGCCGCCTGCTGATCCAGCAGGGTGATGCGGACGTGGCGCGCGATCTCGGAGCAGATCAGATAAGCGCCCTGGACGGCAAGCCGGGCGTGAAGGTGCTGAGCATCCCGTCTGCGGAGCAGAATTACCTGGTGTTTAACACCGGCAACAGCGCCAATCCGCTGCTGAACAACCCGGCGTTCTGGGAAGCGTCGCGCTGGCTGGTCGACTATGAAGGCATCACCAAAAATCTGCTGAAAGGCCAGTACTTTGTTCATCAGAGCTTCCTGCCGGTCGGCCTGCCGGCCGCGCTGGAAGACAACCCGTTTAAGTTTGACCCGGCAAAAGCGAAAGCCATTCTCGCCAAAGCGGGTATTAAAGACGCGCACTTCACGCTGGACGTGGAGAACAAGCCGCCGTTTATCACCATCGCCCAGTCGATGCAGGCGAGCTTTGCTCAGGGTGGCGTGAAGGTCGATTTGCTGCCTGCCGCCGGGAGCCAGGTCTATGCCCGCGTGCGCGCGAAGCAGCATCAGGCGGCGATTCGTCTGTGGATCCCGGACTACTTCGACGCGCACTCTAACGCCAGCGCCTTCGCGTGGAACGACGGTAAATCCAGCACCGTGGCCGGGCTGAACGGCTGGAAAATCCCGGAGCTGAACAAAGCCACGCTGGCGGCGGTAGCCGAGCCGGATCCGGCGAAGCGTCTGGATCTTTACAAGAAGATGCAGGAGCAGCTGCAGCAGAATTCGCCGTACGTATTTGTCGATCAGGGTAAAACCCAGATCGTGGTGCGCGATAACGTGAAGGGGTATCAGCAGGGGCTGAACGCGGATATGGTCTGGTACGACCGCGTCACGAAGTAG
- a CDS encoding GNAT family N-acetyltransferase has protein sequence MPEINQHGQTVNDIVPDWRGARVLTRTPLFGQYCRLEPLDADRHAADLYEAYALGDDSDWTWLASTQPASVEATAHWIVAKVMDDELVPFAVIDLRTERAVGLVSYMANERLLGSVEIGHVTWSRRMKGTRMGTETVWLLLKNAFEHGYRRVEWKCDSMNIASRSAAERLGFVWEGRLRQKLVRKGRNRDSDMLSIIDGEWPQRDAELRAWLAAENFDGEGRQIKRLEAFRL, from the coding sequence GTGCCCGAAATCAATCAACATGGTCAAACCGTTAACGATATCGTTCCGGACTGGAGAGGCGCGCGCGTATTAACCCGCACGCCGCTGTTCGGCCAGTATTGCCGCCTGGAGCCGCTGGATGCCGATCGCCACGCGGCCGATCTCTATGAGGCCTACGCGCTGGGCGACGACAGCGACTGGACGTGGCTTGCCAGCACGCAGCCAGCGAGCGTGGAAGCCACCGCCCACTGGATCGTGGCCAAGGTGATGGACGATGAGCTGGTGCCGTTTGCCGTCATTGATTTACGCACCGAACGCGCGGTGGGGCTGGTGAGCTATATGGCTAACGAGCGGCTGCTGGGGTCGGTGGAAATTGGTCACGTGACCTGGTCGCGCAGGATGAAAGGAACCCGGATGGGCACCGAAACGGTGTGGCTGCTGCTGAAAAATGCGTTTGAGCACGGCTACCGGCGCGTCGAGTGGAAGTGCGATTCCATGAACATTGCGTCGCGCAGCGCGGCGGAGCGGCTGGGGTTTGTCTGGGAAGGACGCCTGCGCCAGAAGCTGGTGCGCAAAGGGCGCAACCGCGACAGCGATATGCTTTCTATTATTGACGGCGAGTGGCCGCAAAGAGACGCCGAGCTGCGCGCCTGGCTGGCGGCGGAGAATTTTGACGGGGAAGGGCGGCAGATTAAGCGGCTTGAGGCGTTTCGGTTATAA
- a CDS encoding thiamine pyrophosphate-binding protein — protein MIKSLTSISDLNMRSGADILLEVLESEGVEYIFGNPGTTELPLIDALLRHENIHYILALQESSVVAIADGYAKASGKTGFINLHTASGLGHGMGNLINSRIMKTPLVVTVGQQDTRHYVRDPLLYDDIVSIGSPVVKWAQEVTSADQLPVLVRRAFHAASYPPAGPVLLSLPMNVMEELSDAGIQTASKVNYHTVAGSLDELAQALSEVTPGRIMIVAGDEVHSSGSTQEIVQLAEALGAHVYGSSWPLNLPFPTQHALWRGNMPTTANEIASVVNAYDAVFIIGGRSLITILYSEGEAIPETCAVYQLSADMNELGRTYATRLSVMGDIKLSLKELLPKLEQRRVASKLTHQRLLKAARAEREKEWQLQEERLAAERLRPAISPMVAAYEVIKSVPPGTTIVDEAIATARHVRRFISDQQHPRYYFMRGGGLGWGMPAAVGHSLGLGREPVVCLVGDGASLYSPQALWTAAHENLPVTFIVMNNLEYNILKNFMKGQPGYSSTKLGRFIGMDLINPRIDFQSLGAAMGIRCCRVTQAEDIATAVTQGLQSGKTNLIEIAISAD, from the coding sequence ATGATTAAATCATTAACGTCCATATCAGATTTAAATATGCGATCGGGTGCCGACATTCTCCTTGAAGTGCTGGAGAGTGAAGGTGTGGAATATATTTTTGGCAACCCCGGCACCACCGAACTCCCGCTCATTGATGCCCTTCTTCGCCATGAAAATATTCACTATATTCTGGCACTCCAGGAGAGCAGCGTGGTCGCCATTGCCGACGGCTACGCGAAAGCCTCCGGCAAGACCGGTTTTATCAATTTGCATACCGCCAGCGGTCTTGGGCACGGCATGGGGAATCTCATTAATTCGCGGATCATGAAAACGCCGCTGGTTGTCACCGTCGGGCAGCAGGATACCCGGCACTACGTGCGCGACCCGCTCCTGTACGATGACATTGTCTCCATTGGCTCGCCGGTGGTGAAATGGGCGCAGGAGGTCACCAGCGCCGATCAGCTCCCGGTTCTTGTGCGCCGGGCCTTTCACGCCGCCAGCTACCCCCCCGCGGGTCCGGTGCTGCTATCCCTGCCAATGAACGTGATGGAAGAGCTCAGCGACGCCGGGATACAAACGGCCTCTAAAGTGAACTACCACACCGTGGCGGGCTCGCTGGACGAACTGGCGCAGGCGCTCAGCGAAGTTACCCCCGGCAGGATCATGATTGTGGCGGGGGATGAAGTTCACTCCAGCGGCTCGACGCAGGAGATTGTCCAGCTTGCTGAAGCGCTAGGCGCCCACGTCTACGGCTCCTCCTGGCCGTTGAATTTGCCCTTCCCCACGCAGCACGCGCTCTGGCGAGGCAATATGCCCACCACCGCAAATGAAATCGCCAGCGTCGTTAATGCCTACGATGCGGTGTTTATCATCGGCGGCAGAAGCCTGATTACCATTTTGTATAGCGAGGGCGAGGCCATTCCGGAAACCTGCGCGGTGTATCAGCTCTCGGCGGATATGAACGAACTTGGCCGCACCTACGCCACCCGCCTCTCGGTGATGGGGGATATAAAACTCTCCCTGAAGGAACTGCTGCCGAAGCTTGAGCAGCGCCGGGTGGCAAGCAAATTGACGCATCAGCGGCTGCTCAAAGCGGCACGCGCTGAACGTGAAAAAGAGTGGCAACTGCAGGAAGAGCGTCTGGCAGCCGAGCGGCTGCGCCCGGCGATTTCGCCGATGGTCGCGGCCTACGAGGTGATAAAGTCCGTTCCGCCGGGCACCACGATTGTCGACGAGGCGATAGCAACGGCCAGACACGTTCGCCGGTTTATCTCCGACCAGCAGCACCCGCGCTACTACTTTATGCGCGGCGGCGGTCTGGGCTGGGGAATGCCTGCAGCAGTAGGGCACTCGCTGGGGCTGGGACGCGAGCCGGTAGTGTGTCTGGTTGGCGACGGCGCCTCCCTGTACTCGCCGCAGGCGCTCTGGACGGCGGCGCACGAAAATCTGCCCGTCACCTTTATCGTGATGAATAACCTGGAGTACAACATCCTGAAAAACTTCATGAAAGGACAGCCGGGCTACAGTTCGACAAAGCTGGGTCGCTTTATCGGGATGGATCTGATTAACCCGCGAATTGATTTCCAGTCGCTGGGCGCCGCGATGGGTATCCGCTGCTGCCGGGTGACCCAGGCCGAGGATATCGCCACGGCGGTGACGCAGGGGCTACAGTCCGGAAAAACGAATTTGATCGAAATTGCCATTTCCGCAGATTGA
- a CDS encoding SDR family oxidoreductase, translating to MNNSANKVVVITGASSGIGEAIALHLANKPFSLVLVARRLERINALVDRIIQQGGQAIAVKADVTRQEEVQRAIDAAVAAYQRVDVLINNAGFMAIAPLSELKTDEWDRMIDTNVKGVLYGIAAAFPVFQRQGSGHFINVASVAGIKVLAPGGVVYSATKFAVRALSEGLRQEAGKTIRTTLISPGAVESELQFGSSDAPSKQFLHEFYKQAIPAESIARAVLFAIEQPGDVDVNEIIVRPTQEEF from the coding sequence ATGAATAATAGTGCAAACAAAGTTGTTGTTATCACTGGTGCCAGCAGCGGTATTGGTGAGGCCATTGCCCTTCATCTGGCAAATAAACCTTTTTCTCTGGTGCTGGTTGCCCGTCGTCTGGAGAGAATTAACGCCCTGGTGGATCGCATTATTCAGCAGGGCGGCCAGGCGATTGCCGTGAAGGCAGACGTGACCCGACAGGAGGAGGTTCAGCGCGCGATTGACGCTGCCGTTGCCGCATACCAGCGCGTCGACGTACTGATCAACAACGCGGGCTTTATGGCGATTGCCCCCCTCAGCGAGCTGAAAACCGACGAGTGGGACCGGATGATCGATACCAATGTCAAAGGCGTGCTGTACGGTATCGCAGCGGCATTCCCGGTATTCCAGCGCCAGGGGAGCGGACACTTTATTAACGTGGCCTCCGTGGCGGGTATCAAGGTCCTTGCCCCCGGCGGCGTGGTGTACAGCGCCACGAAATTCGCCGTCCGCGCCCTGAGTGAAGGCTTACGTCAGGAGGCAGGTAAAACCATCCGCACGACGCTTATTTCACCCGGTGCCGTCGAAAGCGAGCTGCAGTTTGGCAGCTCTGATGCCCCGAGCAAACAGTTCCTGCATGAATTTTATAAGCAGGCTATTCCGGCAGAGTCGATTGCCAGAGCCGTATTATTTGCTATCGAACAGCCTGGCGACGTTGATGTAAATGAAATAATTGTCCGTCCTACGCAGGAAGAATTTTAG
- the betA gene encoding choline dehydrogenase, which yields MQFDYIIIGAGSAGNVLATRLTEDPNTTVLLLEAGGPDYRFDFRTQMPAALAFPLQGKRYNWAYETEPEPYMNNRRMECGRGKGLGGSSLINGMCYIRGNAMDLDNWAKESGLEHWSYLNCLPYYRKAETRDVGPNDYHGGDGPVSVTTSKPGVNPLFEAMVEAGVQAGYPRTDDLNGYQQEGFGPMDRTVTPQGRRASTARGYLDQAKKRPNLTIRTHAMTDHIIFDGKRAVGVEWLEGESTIPSRATANKEVLLCAGAIASPQILQRSGVGSAELLKQFDIPLVHDLPGVGENLQDHLEMYLQYECTEPVSLYPALQWWNQPKIGAEWLFGGTGVGASNHFEAGGFIRSREEFEWPNIQYHFLPVAINYNGSNAVKEHGFQCHVGSMRSPSRGHVRIKSRDPHQHPAILFNYMSHEQDWQEFRDAIRITREIMHQPALDKYRGREISPGIECQTDEQLDEFVRNHAETAFHPCGTCKMGYDEMAVVDGEGRVHGLEGLRVVDASIMPQIITGNLNATTIMIGEKIADAIRGREPLAKSTAAYYVANGAPVRQARQKV from the coding sequence TTGCAATTTGACTACATCATTATCGGGGCCGGCTCTGCCGGCAACGTGCTGGCAACGCGACTGACTGAAGATCCGAACACCACCGTCCTGCTGCTTGAAGCGGGCGGGCCGGACTACCGCTTTGACTTCCGCACCCAAATGCCCGCCGCGCTGGCGTTTCCGCTGCAGGGCAAGCGCTACAACTGGGCGTATGAAACCGAGCCAGAGCCTTACATGAACAACCGCCGCATGGAGTGCGGACGCGGTAAAGGGCTGGGAGGCTCGTCGCTGATCAACGGCATGTGCTACATCCGCGGTAACGCGATGGATCTCGACAACTGGGCCAAAGAATCTGGCCTTGAGCACTGGAGCTACCTCAACTGCCTGCCCTACTACCGCAAGGCAGAGACGCGCGACGTGGGGCCGAACGACTATCACGGCGGCGACGGTCCGGTGAGCGTCACCACCTCGAAACCGGGCGTGAACCCGCTGTTTGAGGCGATGGTGGAGGCGGGCGTGCAGGCGGGCTACCCGCGCACCGACGATCTCAACGGCTATCAGCAGGAAGGCTTCGGCCCGATGGACCGCACGGTCACGCCGCAGGGCCGACGCGCCAGCACCGCGCGCGGCTATCTGGACCAGGCTAAAAAGCGCCCGAACCTGACCATCCGCACTCACGCCATGACCGATCATATTATTTTTGACGGCAAGCGCGCGGTGGGCGTCGAGTGGCTGGAGGGAGAAAGCACTATCCCGTCCAGAGCGACGGCGAATAAAGAGGTGCTGCTGTGCGCAGGTGCCATTGCCTCCCCGCAGATCCTCCAGCGCTCCGGCGTGGGCAGCGCGGAGCTGCTGAAGCAGTTCGATATTCCGCTGGTGCACGACCTGCCCGGCGTGGGCGAAAACCTGCAGGATCACCTAGAGATGTACCTCCAGTACGAATGCACAGAGCCGGTCTCCCTCTACCCTGCCCTGCAGTGGTGGAACCAGCCGAAGATTGGCGCCGAGTGGCTGTTTGGCGGCACCGGCGTGGGCGCGAGCAACCACTTCGAAGCGGGCGGTTTTATCCGCAGCCGTGAAGAGTTCGAATGGCCCAACATTCAGTACCACTTCCTGCCGGTAGCGATTAACTACAACGGCTCGAACGCGGTTAAAGAGCACGGCTTCCAGTGCCACGTTGGCTCCATGCGCTCCCCGAGCCGCGGCCACGTGCGCATCAAGTCCCGCGATCCGCACCAGCATCCGGCGATCCTGTTCAACTATATGTCTCACGAGCAGGACTGGCAGGAGTTCCGCGACGCTATCCGCATCACCCGCGAGATCATGCACCAGCCCGCGCTGGACAAATATCGCGGTCGCGAAATCAGCCCGGGTATCGAATGCCAGACCGACGAGCAGCTCGACGAGTTCGTGCGTAACCACGCCGAAACCGCCTTCCACCCGTGCGGCACCTGCAAAATGGGCTATGACGAGATGGCGGTGGTCGACGGCGAAGGCCGCGTTCACGGGCTGGAAGGGCTGCGCGTGGTGGATGCGTCGATCATGCCGCAGATCATCACCGGCAACCTGAACGCGACCACTATTATGATTGGCGAAAAAATTGCCGACGCAATCCGCGGGCGCGAGCCGCTGGCGAAGAGCACGGCGGCGTATTATGTGGCGAACGGGGCGCCGGTTCGTCAGGCACGACAGAAAGTCTAA
- the betB gene encoding betaine-aldehyde dehydrogenase encodes MSRMAEQQLYINGGYTSATSGRTFETINPANGEVLASVQAAGREDVDRAVESAKRGQKIWAAMTAMERSRVLRRAVDILRERNDELAKLETLDTGKAYSETSTVDIVTGADVLEYYAGLIPALEGSQIPLRETSFVYTRREPLGVVAGIGAWNYPIQIALWKSAPALAAGNAMIFKPSEVTPLTALKLAEIYTEAGVPDGVFNVLPGVGAETGQYLTEHPGIAKVSFTGGVASGKKVMANSAASSLKEVTMELGGKSPLIIFDDADLDLAADIAMMANFFSSGQVCTNGTRVFVPAKFKVAFEQKIVERVGRIRAGDLFDERTNFGPMVSFPHRDSVLRYIAKGKEEGARVLCGGDVLKGEGFDNGAWVAPTVFTDCTDEMTIVREEIFGPVMSILTYESEEEAIRRANDTDYGLAAGIVTADLNRAHGAIHQLEAGICWINTWGESAAEMPVGGYKHSGIGRENGVMTLQSYTQVKSIQVEMGKFQSIF; translated from the coding sequence ATGTCCCGAATGGCAGAACAGCAGCTTTATATCAATGGTGGTTATACCTCCGCCACCAGCGGTCGCACCTTCGAGACCATCAACCCGGCCAACGGTGAAGTTCTGGCGAGCGTACAGGCCGCCGGGAGAGAAGACGTCGATCGCGCCGTGGAAAGCGCAAAACGCGGGCAAAAAATCTGGGCGGCGATGACCGCCATGGAGCGCTCGCGCGTTCTGCGTCGCGCCGTCGATATCCTGCGCGAGCGCAACGATGAGCTGGCGAAGCTGGAAACCCTCGATACCGGTAAAGCGTATTCCGAAACCTCAACCGTCGATATCGTCACCGGCGCGGACGTGCTGGAGTACTACGCGGGGCTGATCCCGGCGCTGGAAGGCAGCCAGATCCCGCTGCGTGAGACCTCGTTCGTCTACACCCGCCGCGAGCCGCTGGGCGTAGTGGCGGGTATCGGCGCGTGGAACTACCCGATCCAGATCGCCCTGTGGAAATCCGCCCCGGCGCTGGCGGCGGGCAACGCAATGATCTTCAAGCCGAGCGAAGTGACGCCGCTCACCGCCCTGAAGCTCGCAGAAATCTACACCGAAGCGGGCGTTCCGGACGGCGTGTTTAACGTCCTGCCGGGCGTGGGCGCGGAGACCGGCCAGTACCTGACCGAGCATCCGGGCATCGCGAAAGTCTCCTTCACCGGCGGCGTCGCCAGCGGCAAAAAGGTGATGGCCAACTCGGCGGCCTCGTCCCTGAAAGAGGTGACGATGGAGCTGGGCGGTAAATCCCCGCTGATTATTTTCGACGACGCCGATCTGGATCTCGCGGCAGACATCGCCATGATGGCGAACTTCTTCAGCTCCGGCCAGGTGTGCACCAACGGCACCCGCGTGTTCGTGCCCGCGAAATTCAAGGTCGCGTTTGAGCAGAAAATCGTCGAGCGCGTGGGCCGCATCCGCGCGGGCGATCTGTTCGACGAACGCACCAACTTCGGCCCGATGGTCAGCTTCCCGCACCGCGACAGCGTGCTGCGCTACATCGCCAAAGGCAAAGAGGAAGGCGCGCGCGTGCTGTGCGGCGGCGACGTGCTGAAGGGCGAAGGCTTCGACAACGGCGCGTGGGTCGCCCCGACCGTGTTCACCGACTGCACCGACGAGATGACCATCGTGCGCGAAGAGATATTCGGCCCGGTGATGTCCATCCTCACCTATGAAAGCGAAGAAGAAGCGATCCGCCGCGCCAACGACACCGACTACGGTCTGGCGGCGGGCATCGTCACTGCCGACCTGAACCGCGCGCACGGCGCCATTCATCAGCTCGAAGCGGGCATCTGCTGGATCAACACCTGGGGTGAATCCGCCGCAGAAATGCCGGTCGGCGGCTACAAACACTCCGGCATTGGCCGCGAGAACGGCGTGATGACGCTGCAGAGCTACACCCAGGTGAAGTCCATCCAGGTTGAGATGGGTAAATTCCAGTCCATATTTTAA
- the betI gene encoding transcriptional regulator BetI translates to MPKVGMQPIRRRQLIDATLEAINEVGMHDATIAQIARRAGVSTGIISHYFKDKNGLLEATMRDITGQLRDAVLSRLRALPDGSAEQRLQAIVGGNFDETQTSGAAMKAWLAFWASSMHQPMLYRLQQVSSRRLLSNLVYEFRRELPREQAEEAGYGLAALIDGLWLRAALSGKPLDKILAQSLTSHFISQHLPTE, encoded by the coding sequence ATGCCCAAAGTGGGGATGCAGCCGATCCGGCGCAGGCAGCTTATCGACGCCACGCTGGAAGCAATAAATGAAGTGGGAATGCATGACGCGACGATCGCGCAGATCGCCCGTCGGGCGGGCGTTTCCACGGGGATCATCAGTCACTACTTCAAAGACAAAAACGGTCTGCTGGAAGCGACCATGCGCGACATCACCGGCCAGCTGCGCGACGCGGTTTTGAGCCGCTTACGCGCCCTGCCGGACGGCAGCGCGGAGCAGCGCCTGCAGGCGATTGTCGGCGGCAATTTTGATGAAACCCAGACCAGCGGCGCGGCAATGAAGGCCTGGCTGGCCTTCTGGGCGAGCAGCATGCACCAGCCGATGCTCTACCGCCTGCAGCAGGTGAGCAGCCGTCGCTTGTTGTCAAACCTGGTGTACGAGTTCCGCCGTGAGCTGCCGCGCGAGCAGGCCGAAGAGGCGGGCTACGGCCTGGCGGCGCTGATCGACGGGCTGTGGCTACGCGCCGCGCTGAGCGGCAAGCCGCTGGATAAGATCCTGGCGCAGTCGCTCACCAGCCACTTCATCAGCCAGCATTTACCGACCGAATAA